A single Campylobacter hyointestinalis subsp. hyointestinalis DNA region contains:
- a CDS encoding LL-diaminopimelate aminotransferase, giving the protein MFDEIRFNTIERLPNYAFAEVNAIKMAARRDGADIIDFSMGNPDGRTPEHIIDKLCESAKKDKTHGYSVSQGIYKLRLAICNWYKRKYGVLLDPETEAVATMGSKEGFVHLTQAIVNPGDVAIVPDPAYPIHTQAFIIAGGNVAKMPLDYNAEFELDENKFFENLQHTIDESIPRPKYIVVNFPHNPTTVTCQKSFYERLVAMAKKERFYIISDIAYAELSFDGYKTPSIFEVEGAKDVAVECYTLSKSYNMAGWRVGFVCGNKKLVAALKKIKSWFDYGMFTPIQVAATVALDGDQNCVEQIRQTYEKRRDILIDAFCSAGWEIAKPRASMFAWAKLPTQVGNIGSKEFAKQLLTKACVAVSPGAGFGVAGDKYVRIAFIENENRIRQAARNIKKYLKEFE; this is encoded by the coding sequence ATGTTTGACGAGATTCGTTTTAATACAATTGAAAGACTACCAAACTATGCCTTTGCCGAAGTAAATGCTATAAAAATGGCTGCTAGGCGTGATGGTGCCGATATAATCGACTTTTCTATGGGAAATCCCGATGGCAGAACGCCAGAGCATATCATAGATAAACTTTGTGAAAGTGCTAAAAAAGACAAAACTCACGGTTATAGCGTCTCTCAAGGTATATATAAACTTCGTTTAGCGATTTGCAATTGGTATAAAAGAAAATACGGCGTTTTGCTTGATCCTGAAACTGAAGCAGTCGCAACTATGGGAAGCAAAGAGGGTTTTGTTCATTTGACTCAAGCTATAGTAAATCCAGGAGATGTCGCGATCGTGCCTGATCCTGCTTATCCTATACATACTCAAGCATTTATCATAGCTGGTGGCAATGTAGCGAAGATGCCTCTTGACTATAATGCCGAATTTGAGCTCGATGAAAATAAATTTTTTGAAAATTTACAACATACTATCGATGAAAGTATCCCAAGACCAAAATATATAGTAGTAAATTTTCCGCACAATCCTACGACTGTAACTTGTCAAAAAAGTTTTTATGAGCGTTTAGTTGCAATGGCAAAGAAAGAGAGATTTTACATCATAAGCGATATAGCTTACGCAGAACTTAGTTTTGATGGATATAAAACCCCTAGCATCTTTGAAGTAGAAGGTGCAAAAGACGTTGCAGTCGAGTGCTATACTCTATCAAAATCATACAATATGGCAGGCTGGAGAGTCGGTTTTGTATGTGGAAATAAAAAACTAGTTGCTGCTCTTAAAAAGATAAAATCGTGGTTTGATTACGGTATGTTTACTCCTATTCAAGTAGCAGCTACTGTAGCACTTGATGGCGATCAAAATTGCGTTGAGCAAATTCGTCAAACATACGAAAAAAGAAGAGATATATTGATAGATGCATTTTGTTCTGCTGGATGGGAGATAGCAAAACCAAGAGCTAGTATGTTTGCGTGGGCAAAGCTTCCTACTCAAGTAGGAAATATCGGTAGCAAAGAGTTTGCAAAACAGTTACTAACAAAAGCTTGCGTAGCAGTTAGCCCTGGCGCTGGATTTGGCGTAGCGGGTGATAAATACGTAAGGATCGCGTTTATAGAAAATGAAAACCGTA